A stretch of the Metopolophium dirhodum isolate CAU chromosome 8, ASM1992520v1, whole genome shotgun sequence genome encodes the following:
- the LOC132950361 gene encoding cytadherence high molecular weight protein 3-like — MAIALPPSSSSRLLLWLLCASCCVLSSAERLQKRRVVDFSGFPSATGHQQQDSDYGVQQQQQPHQQQQDYEFGAGHSQQQEYDFSAGNNQQQEYDFSAGNNQQQEYDFSAGHNQQQEYDYGSTGQHQQQTRQEYDYGVGHQQLPQQYVGHGDGKHPKVSVIEKKVPVPVRVDVVKPVRYVVQVPVDRPRAVHVPKPYPVKVEKDVPYPVKVYEPQPYPVQKDVPVAVKVPYDRPVPVHVDKPYPVYKEKIVRYPVYKQVRVPVKVPYDRPVPVHVPVVKKVPFRVEKPVPVPVKVPYIRPVPYNVYKNVPVPYEKPVPYPVEKRVPYPVRVPVHVPVHVPVKIEKQHHQQKQQQQHQQNHNHFTQQYHPQSEKFTHQDAVVDFGGRQHQHQQQQQQQQQQQQQQQQQYHFVPDLNSQHNHQSSF; from the coding sequence ATGGCGATCGCGTtaccgccgtcgtcgtcgtcgcgtcTGTTGTTGTGGTTGTTGTGCGCGAGTTGTTGCGTGCTGTCGTCGGCTGAACGTTTGCAGAAGCGCCGCGTTGTAGACTTTTCAGGATTTCCGTCTGCAACAGGTCACCAACAACAGGATTCCGATTACGGCGttcaacagcaacagcaaccgCACCAGCAGCAACAGGATTACGAATTCGGCGCTGGTCACAGCCAGCAACAGGAATACGACTTCAGTGCCGGTAACAACCAGCAACAGGAATACGACTTCAGTGCCGGTAACAACCAGCAACAGGAATACGACTTCAGTGCTGGTCACAACCAGCAACAGGAATACGACTACGGTTCGACCGGTCAACACCAGCAACAGACACGGCAGGAATACGATTACGGCGTCGGTCACCAGCAGCTACCACAGCAGTACGTAGGCCACGGTGACGGGAAGCATCCTAAAGTTTCAGTGATCGAGAAAAAGGTACCGGTGCCGGTACGCGTTGATGTGGTGAAACCTGTGCGGTATGTGGTACAGGTACCGGTCGATCGGCCACGCGCAGTGCACGTGCCGAAGCCGTACCCGGTCAAAGTGGAGAAGGATGTGCCGTACCCGGTCAAGGTGTACGAACCGCAGCCGTACCCGGTCCAGAAAGACGTCCCGGTGGCCGTTAAGGTGCCATACGACCGCCCTGTGCCGGTGCATGTTGACAAGCCGTATCCCGTGTACAAGGAGAAGATCGTCCGATACCCTGTGTACAAGCAGGTGCGCGTGCCCGTCAAAGTGCCGTACGACAGACCGGTGCCCGTGCACGTTCCCGTCGTCAAGAAGGTGCCGTTCCGTGTGGAAAAGCCCGTTCCCGTGCCCGTCAAGGTGCCGTACATCAGGCCGGTGCCGTACAACGTATACAAAAACGTGCCCGTCCCGTACGAGAAGCCCGTTCCGTATCCGGTCGAGAAACGCGTGCCATATCCGGTCCGAGTTCCGGTCCATGTGCCCGTCCACGTTCCAGTCAAGATCGAAAAACAACATCatcaacaaaaacaacaacaacaacatcaacAGAACCACAACCACTTCACGCAGCAATATCATCCGCAGTCCGAAAAGTTCACCCATCAAGACGCCGTCGTAGATTTTGGAGGACGCCAACACCAACaccaacaacagcagcagcaacaacaacaacaacaacaacaacaacaacaacaatatcacTTTGTCCCGGACTTAAACTCGCAGCATAATCATCAATCGTCGTTCTAA